The nucleotide window ATTGGCTTTGCCTTGCCATTGTGAAAAAAGACGGTGTAGCGGGATGTCTCTGCCTGTAAATACGCCCAGATTTCGGTGCATAGGTAATATGTATTCATCAGTATCCAAAACAGCTGCAATTCCCACCGAAATTGCTTCTTGTCCTATTCCGGAAAACCATTTGGAGACTTTTCCCTGACGGATCAGGATTAACATTTTTTCTTCAACCAATCGTGGTTTCAGTATTCTTTTATATAAATCTAATAAGGTTTCGTTTGATAAATTCTGTCTGTCAAAATTCATTTTTTTGGTTTTTATAGCATGTTTCAAAGATATATAAATATAACAGTAATTAAATTAAATGTTATATTATTTTGAAACGAGTGTAATTTTTGAAATAACTGAATTGATTTATTTTTTAACTTTGTCAACTTGGATTTTTAAATTTTATTGAATTCCAAGTATTAAATACATATTATATGCAAAACATTCCTAGTGTTGACTTGCGTGATTTCCTTTCGGACGACCCGAAACGTAAACAAAAATTTGTAAATGAAATCGGGAGTGCATTCGAAGATATAGGCTTCGTAGCGCTCAAAGGGCATTTTTTGAACGATCAATTAGTTGATGAATTGTATGGCGAAATTCGAAATTTCTTTTCGTTGCCATTAGAAACAAAACACAACTATGAAATCCCTGAAATTGGAGGGCAAAGAGGTTATGTTTCTTTTGGAAAAGAGCATGCCAAAGGCCGAAAAGAAGGCGATTTAAAAGAGTTTTGGCACTTTGGTCAGTATGTGGACAAAGATTCAAAATATGCATCGGAATACCCTGAAAACGTTGAGGTAAAAGAATTGCCTCGTTTTAATGTGGTAGGTAAAGAAGCTTATCAAATGCTTGAAAAAACTGGTGTTTATGTGTTGAGAGCTTTGGCATTACATCTTGGATTGGATGAATTTTATTTTGACCAATACGCCAAAGACGGGAATTCGATTCTAAGACCAATCCACTACCCTCCTATTACGACTGAACCAGAGAATGCTGTTAGAGCAGCTGCTCATGGCGATATCAACTTAATTACATTGTTGATGGGAGCGCAAGGCAAAGGATTACAAGTTCAAAACCATAATG belongs to Flavobacterium aquiphilum and includes:
- a CDS encoding isopenicillin N synthase family dioxygenase gives rise to the protein MQNIPSVDLRDFLSDDPKRKQKFVNEIGSAFEDIGFVALKGHFLNDQLVDELYGEIRNFFSLPLETKHNYEIPEIGGQRGYVSFGKEHAKGRKEGDLKEFWHFGQYVDKDSKYASEYPENVEVKELPRFNVVGKEAYQMLEKTGVYVLRALALHLGLDEFYFDQYAKDGNSILRPIHYPPITTEPENAVRAAAHGDINLITLLMGAQGKGLQVQNHNGDWIDAVAEQDELVINVGDMLSRHTNNKLKSTIHQVVNPPRELWGTSRYSIPFFMHPVSDMKLDCLENCIDAENPKKYEDITAGEFLYERLVDLGLIKK